Proteins encoded by one window of Bacteroidota bacterium:
- a CDS encoding ATP-binding protein produces the protein MRRLSRRLSWLLIGIMVLAITFTIGYSILFIRDYMFRAEQQKMHRLARHMLSRPDGDKTLQPMVRAHGYRLQLLDTPLPSRMWETDEHLYAQYSQHGRTVRLQATKAHVLDQLRPIRWIIYQAMFITVGLVVLASVFFAVAVTRPIVRIKNVLEKLADRSPELLERDSKRKDEIGMIVRALNHVSRNLRQDNVRLKQLYERQGRFYQDVAHELNNPLHALSGAVEMLELQIDDVETRQQYLAVIRRHQQRMAALVKDILALQNSELDQLPLRPEQIALRPLIEGRVADFQDAFARKGIRLRMEAPDAETQVWADPDALLRILENLLSNALKYTERGEVAMGARLQQGGVELYVQDTGLGISAEHLPLLTERFYRVDTDRSREKGGTGLGLSIVASLLRQMESELQVRSEPGVGSTFSFVLPIAS, from the coding sequence ATGCGGAGGCTTAGCAGGCGCCTTAGCTGGCTGCTCATTGGCATTATGGTGCTGGCCATTACCTTCACCATCGGCTACTCCATCCTGTTTATACGCGACTACATGTTCCGCGCCGAGCAGCAAAAAATGCACCGCCTGGCACGGCACATGCTCTCCCGGCCAGACGGAGACAAAACCCTGCAGCCCATGGTGCGGGCCCACGGCTACAGGCTACAGCTGCTGGATACACCCCTACCCAGCCGCATGTGGGAGACGGATGAGCACCTGTATGCCCAGTACAGCCAGCATGGCCGTACCGTACGGCTGCAGGCCACCAAGGCGCATGTGCTAGACCAGCTACGCCCCATCCGCTGGATTATCTACCAGGCCATGTTTATTACTGTGGGCCTGGTGGTGCTGGCCAGCGTGTTTTTTGCCGTAGCCGTTACCCGCCCCATTGTGCGCATCAAGAATGTGCTGGAAAAGCTGGCCGACCGCAGCCCCGAACTGCTGGAACGCGACAGCAAGCGCAAGGATGAGATCGGCATGATTGTGCGCGCACTGAACCACGTGAGCCGAAACCTGCGCCAGGACAACGTGCGCCTGAAGCAGCTGTATGAGCGCCAGGGGAGGTTTTACCAGGATGTGGCCCATGAGCTGAACAACCCCCTGCATGCCCTGAGTGGTGCGGTGGAAATGCTGGAGCTACAGATAGACGATGTGGAAACCCGGCAGCAGTACCTGGCCGTTATCCGCCGACACCAGCAGCGGATGGCTGCGCTGGTAAAGGACATCCTGGCACTCCAAAACTCGGAGCTGGACCAGCTGCCCCTAAGGCCGGAGCAGATAGCCCTGCGGCCACTGATAGAGGGCCGGGTGGCCGACTTTCAGGATGCCTTTGCCCGGAAGGGCATTCGCCTGCGCATGGAGGCGCCCGACGCAGAAACCCAAGTGTGGGCCGACCCCGATGCCCTGCTGCGCATCCTGGAAAACCTGCTGAGCAATGCCCTGAAGTATACCGAGCGGGGCGAGGTGGCCATGGGGGCACGCCTGCAGCAGGGGGGGGTAGAGCTGTATGTGCAAGATACCGGCCTGGGCATATCCGCAGAGCACCTGCCACTGCTTACCGAGCGCTTCTACCGGGTAGATACTGATCGTTCTCGCGAGAAAGGAGGTACAGGCCTGGGCCTGTCTATTGTAGCCAGCCTGCTACGCCAGATGGAAAGCGAGCTGCAGGTGCGCAGCGAGCCCGGCGTGGGCAGTACCTTCAGCTTTGTGCTGCCTATCGCCTCTTAG
- a CDS encoding response regulator transcription factor → MTPSIPNTLLLVEDEPDAGMLLRDYLRRQGYTVRWYTSGDACARELPALEVDLAILDVMVPGLDGYQLLEALRHTPHLKGLPVIMLTARDRESDVVEGLTQGADAYIRKPAGLALVAAHVQRLLNRISRPTDGPAPERHYGPLRLQPEFQQAYLAEQSLQLTPTEYQVLELMLADPDKAYSRAKLLSLLDPGAQKGLNERTVDAHMKNLRSKLGPLSGMIYTVRGVGYGVDPTAYAEA, encoded by the coding sequence ATGACGCCATCTATACCCAACACCCTGCTGCTGGTAGAAGACGAGCCCGATGCCGGGATGCTACTGCGAGACTACCTGCGGCGCCAGGGCTATACCGTACGCTGGTATACCAGCGGGGACGCCTGTGCCCGCGAGCTGCCCGCCCTGGAGGTAGACCTGGCCATACTGGATGTAATGGTACCAGGCCTGGACGGCTACCAGCTGCTGGAGGCCCTGCGCCATACCCCGCACCTAAAGGGTCTGCCTGTAATAATGCTCACAGCCCGAGACCGCGAGAGTGATGTAGTGGAGGGCCTGACACAGGGGGCAGATGCCTATATACGCAAGCCTGCGGGCCTGGCCCTGGTGGCAGCCCATGTGCAGCGGCTGCTGAACCGCATATCCCGCCCCACAGACGGACCCGCCCCCGAGCGGCACTATGGCCCCCTGCGCCTACAGCCCGAGTTTCAGCAGGCGTATCTGGCGGAGCAATCCCTGCAGCTGACGCCCACCGAGTACCAGGTGCTGGAGCTGATGCTGGCCGACCCGGACAAGGCCTACAGCCGCGCCAAGCTGCTGAGCCTGCTAGACCCCGGTGCGCAGAAGGGCCTGAATGAGCGCACGGTGGATGCCCACATGAAGAACCTGCGTTCCAAGCTGGGGCCCCTGTCCGGTATGATCTATACCGTACGCGGCGTAGGCTATGGTGTAGACCCCACAGCCTATGCGGAGGCTTAG